The proteins below are encoded in one region of Roseovarius bejariae:
- the dctP gene encoding TRAP transporter substrate-binding protein DctP has product MSYFKLAATSALALLVGSGAALSDTWRYAFEEAMDEVQGKFAQKFKEEVEANSDHSIQLFPFGTLGESDSILEQTQSGILQFVDQSPGFTGALIPEAQVFFVPYLLPQDEEKLATFFEESKAINEMFPPLYAEQGLELLTMFPEGEVMMTTTEPVTGPADLDEVKFRVMTNPLLVENYKAFGATPTPLPWGEVYGALQTGIIQGQENPAFFIESTKMYEVTDHITRAGHNNFTTAVMANKDFYDGLSDEDKTVVNNAIDAAFDYIIDYQSGLTEESLAKIKEAKPSMTITELTEEQREPFMATADSVEQKFLEIGGDQAEELLTQFKKDLEAVGAE; this is encoded by the coding sequence TTGTCCTATTTCAAACTCGCTGCAACCAGTGCCCTTGCCCTTCTCGTCGGTAGCGGTGCCGCCCTTTCGGATACATGGCGCTACGCCTTCGAGGAAGCCATGGACGAGGTCCAGGGCAAGTTCGCCCAGAAGTTCAAAGAAGAGGTCGAGGCCAACTCAGACCACAGCATTCAGCTGTTTCCGTTCGGAACGCTCGGTGAATCCGACAGCATCCTGGAACAGACCCAGTCGGGCATCCTGCAATTCGTCGATCAATCGCCGGGCTTCACCGGGGCCCTGATCCCCGAGGCGCAGGTCTTCTTCGTGCCCTACCTGCTGCCGCAGGACGAAGAGAAACTCGCCACATTCTTTGAGGAATCGAAGGCCATCAACGAGATGTTCCCGCCGCTCTACGCCGAGCAGGGCCTCGAACTTCTCACCATGTTCCCCGAGGGCGAGGTCATGATGACCACGACCGAACCCGTTACCGGGCCGGCCGATCTCGACGAGGTGAAGTTCCGGGTCATGACAAACCCGCTTCTGGTCGAGAACTACAAGGCCTTCGGTGCCACGCCGACACCCCTGCCCTGGGGCGAGGTCTATGGCGCACTTCAGACCGGCATCATTCAGGGTCAGGAAAACCCCGCCTTCTTCATCGAATCGACGAAGATGTACGAGGTGACCGATCACATCACCCGCGCCGGTCACAACAACTTCACCACGGCGGTCATGGCCAACAAGGATTTCTATGACGGCCTGTCCGACGAGGATAAAACCGTTGTGAACAACGCCATCGACGCGGCCTTCGATTACATCATCGACTATCAGTCGGGCCTCACCGAGGAATCGCTGGCCAAGATCAAGGAAGCCAAGCCGTCGATGACGATCACCGAACTGACCGAAGAACAGCGCGAGCCCTTCATGGCCACCGCCGACTCGGTCGAGCAGAAATTCCTCGAAATCGGTGGCGATCAGGCCGAAGAACTGCTCACGCAGTTCAAGAAAGACCTCGAAGCCGTCGGTGCCGAGTAA
- a CDS encoding PLP-dependent aminotransferase family protein has protein sequence MSHWPLSREDMKRPVFRSLAQGIAAAIGAGALRPGDRLPTHRELAWSLGISVQTVSRAYEELIRADMIAGEVGRGSFVRPGPQALDGMPWQDGATKHRTIDMSLMTPVHLPEMDAAWSASLERIAKRVPAGLVQGSRPDQVSERFTTSVCEWLTRCGLVTSGRRMTITNGVTPAMFTALSAVAKPGDVVLADTVTSHLLRPTAQALHIGLRAVPSDANGMCPDALRETARKAPGAVKAVYLLPDGAGPDPRILDKTRRHALAQVAEDTDLMILECDPLGPLEPRRPPPIVTIAPERTFYCTGMAKCLSPGLRIGILISPGSKFELTVNRHTAMSWMATPLIAEIAADWIESGDADRVLDAQRAELQARNRLASRILGPRSHGNLYGLHRWLPLPEGTQEGAVVKSLLDQGIAVAPGERFALTEMPPAIRICLGGAARHQVEYALHEISAVISSPERPSNSDESGTSVKLS, from the coding sequence ATGTCGCATTGGCCCCTTTCCCGCGAAGATATGAAGCGTCCGGTTTTCCGTTCGCTCGCGCAGGGTATCGCGGCGGCCATCGGGGCCGGTGCTTTACGTCCGGGGGATCGTCTTCCGACACACCGCGAACTGGCATGGAGCCTCGGCATCTCGGTCCAGACCGTCAGCCGCGCCTACGAGGAACTGATCCGCGCCGACATGATCGCTGGCGAAGTGGGGCGTGGCTCGTTCGTTCGTCCCGGCCCTCAGGCGCTCGATGGTATGCCATGGCAAGATGGCGCCACCAAACATCGGACAATCGACATGTCCCTGATGACACCCGTTCATCTCCCCGAGATGGACGCGGCATGGTCTGCATCCCTCGAAAGAATTGCCAAACGAGTTCCGGCTGGATTGGTCCAGGGGTCGCGACCGGATCAGGTGTCCGAGCGGTTTACCACCTCGGTTTGCGAGTGGCTTACCCGTTGTGGTCTTGTGACCAGCGGGCGGCGCATGACCATCACCAATGGTGTAACCCCGGCGATGTTCACAGCACTGTCCGCCGTCGCGAAACCCGGCGATGTCGTTTTGGCGGATACAGTCACCAGTCATTTACTGCGCCCGACAGCGCAAGCCTTGCACATTGGCTTGCGGGCCGTGCCAAGCGATGCGAATGGCATGTGCCCGGATGCGCTTCGTGAAACCGCGCGCAAGGCCCCCGGCGCGGTCAAGGCCGTTTACCTGCTTCCGGACGGGGCCGGTCCTGACCCGCGAATTCTCGACAAGACACGCCGTCACGCTTTGGCGCAGGTTGCTGAAGATACCGATCTGATGATTCTTGAGTGCGATCCCCTGGGCCCATTGGAACCACGCCGCCCGCCTCCGATCGTGACCATCGCGCCGGAGCGCACTTTTTATTGCACCGGCATGGCAAAATGCCTCTCTCCCGGTCTCAGAATCGGGATTCTGATCTCTCCCGGCAGCAAGTTTGAACTGACGGTGAACCGGCATACGGCGATGTCCTGGATGGCCACGCCACTGATCGCTGAAATCGCCGCGGATTGGATCGAATCGGGGGATGCGGATCGCGTACTCGACGCGCAGCGCGCAGAATTACAGGCGCGAAACAGGCTGGCGTCCCGCATTCTCGGGCCGCGCAGTCACGGCAACCTTTACGGGCTGCACCGCTGGTTGCCGCTTCCTGAAGGCACGCAAGAGGGCGCTGTCGTCAAATCCCTGCTGGATCAAGGTATCGCCGTTGCCCCCGGCGAACGCTTCGCTCTCACCGAGATGCCGCCTGCGATTCGCATCTGTCTTGGCGGTGCCGCACGCCATCAGGTCGAATACGCCCTGCATGAAATCTCGGCAGTCATCTCGTCCCCGGAGAGGCCGTCCAACAGCGACGAGAGCGGGACGTCGGTGAAATTGTCATGA
- a CDS encoding TRAP transporter small permease yields the protein MSEEENRSKVDPDTSSDTQSLAVEVAVDDDIDDSNYVSGLPGFLGVIDVVIARVEAVMLAVGVLAMAVNTMANVIGRFVIGQSLFFSEEINRALIILITFAGISYAARHGRHIRMSAIFDTIAPPMRKVLMILIAFVTAAAMFLLTWYSIDYLLAQASRGRLLPALQVPVWWIIVWAPVGFFLTGVQYALTGIKNIIEQDIWLSTSTLEGYDNTGEEEV from the coding sequence ATGAGCGAAGAAGAAAACCGTTCCAAGGTTGATCCGGATACCTCATCCGACACCCAAAGCCTCGCGGTCGAGGTCGCCGTCGATGATGATATCGACGATTCCAATTATGTCTCCGGCCTTCCCGGCTTTCTCGGGGTGATTGATGTCGTGATCGCACGGGTCGAGGCGGTGATGCTGGCCGTCGGCGTTCTGGCCATGGCCGTCAACACCATGGCCAATGTCATAGGCCGCTTCGTGATTGGCCAAAGCCTGTTCTTCTCCGAGGAAATCAACCGGGCGCTCATCATCCTGATTACCTTCGCGGGTATCTCCTATGCGGCGCGCCATGGCCGTCACATCCGCATGTCGGCGATCTTCGACACGATCGCGCCGCCGATGCGCAAGGTGCTGATGATCCTGATCGCCTTCGTCACGGCGGCGGCAATGTTCCTGCTGACATGGTATTCCATTGATTACCTTCTGGCGCAGGCCTCGCGCGGTCGCCTTCTGCCCGCGCTGCAAGTGCCCGTCTGGTGGATTATCGTCTGGGCGCCTGTCGGGTTCTTCCTGACCGGCGTGCAATACGCGCTGACCGGGATCAAGAACATCATCGAACAAGACATCTGGCTGTCGACCTCCACGCTCGAAGGCTACGACAACACCGGCGAAGAGGAGGTCTGA